One Clostridium novyi NT genomic window carries:
- a CDS encoding WYL domain-containing protein has translation MIAYFEDRNKIQFMYSGEFIKVKFKFWGSSVEAVLDRLATARIIEKEGNKYIIQAGVYGKGILMWIMSQMQFIEVMEPKEFREEIKKL, from the coding sequence TTGATAGCTTATTTTGAAGATAGAAATAAAATTCAATTTATGTATTCTGGTGAATTTATAAAGGTTAAATTTAAATTTTGGGGAAGTTCTGTAGAGGCTGTCTTAGATAGATTAGCAACTGCAAGAATAATTGAAAAGGAAGGTAATAAATATATAATTCAGGCAGGAGTATATGGAAAAGGGATATTAATGTGGATAATGAGTCAAATGCAATTTATAGAAGTAATGGAGCCTAAAGAGTTTAGAGAAGAAATAAAAAAATTATAG
- the apgM gene encoding 2,3-bisphosphoglycerate-independent phosphoglycerate mutase, whose translation MRKRQGVLIILDGLGDRPNPQLKGMTPLESAETPNLDYLASRGMCGNVYPIAPGIRVGTDVGHLHIFGYDSDKVYSGRGPLEAYSAGIKLMPGDVAFRGNFGTIDEDYTVIDRRAGRIRKGTKELAEALNGLVLSDGTQVLVKELTEHRVAVVLRGNELSDKISCTDPGTAEEGAKLIVPSALDGTNNAEKTAKNLWEFTNRAYEILKEHPINKEREKQGLKVANVVITRGAGQENHIPSIKELYNIKAACVAGDITVGGIAELVGMDYFSDESFTGSFDTNLIGKVNLTLKLLNEDKYDWVVMHVKATDLAGHDNLPMAKKDMIEKVDNAIGIILKNIDLNKCYVSVTADHSTPCEARDHTGDGVPTIISGGDTRKDGVKSAGESQFTSGSLNNITANDVFMLQMDLLGFTEKVGS comes from the coding sequence ATGAGAAAAAGACAAGGAGTACTTATCATATTAGATGGGCTAGGAGATCGTCCAAATCCTCAATTAAAGGGGATGACTCCACTTGAAAGTGCAGAAACACCAAATTTAGATTATCTTGCGTCAAGAGGAATGTGCGGAAATGTTTATCCAATAGCACCAGGTATAAGAGTAGGTACTGATGTTGGACATCTTCACATATTTGGATATGATAGTGATAAAGTTTATTCTGGAAGGGGACCACTTGAAGCTTATAGTGCGGGAATAAAATTAATGCCAGGTGATGTTGCATTTAGAGGAAACTTTGGAACTATTGATGAGGATTATACTGTTATTGATAGACGTGCTGGTAGAATTCGTAAGGGTACAAAAGAATTAGCAGAGGCACTTAATGGTTTAGTGTTATCTGATGGTACACAAGTTCTTGTAAAGGAACTAACAGAACATAGAGTTGCAGTTGTTTTAAGGGGAAATGAATTAAGTGACAAAATATCATGTACGGATCCAGGTACTGCAGAAGAAGGTGCTAAACTTATTGTTCCAAGTGCATTAGATGGCACAAATAATGCAGAAAAAACAGCAAAAAATTTATGGGAATTTACAAATCGTGCTTATGAAATTTTAAAAGAACATCCTATAAATAAAGAACGTGAAAAACAAGGGTTAAAGGTTGCTAATGTTGTAATAACTAGAGGAGCAGGTCAGGAAAATCATATACCATCTATTAAAGAACTTTATAATATAAAGGCTGCTTGTGTAGCTGGAGATATAACTGTTGGTGGTATTGCAGAACTTGTAGGAATGGATTACTTTAGTGATGAAAGTTTTACTGGAAGTTTTGATACTAATCTAATAGGAAAAGTTAATTTAACTCTTAAACTTCTTAATGAAGATAAATATGATTGGGTTGTAATGCATGTTAAAGCCACTGACCTTGCAGGACATGATAATCTACCAATGGCAAAAAAGGATATGATTGAAAAGGTGGACAATGCTATTGGAATAATTCTAAAAAATATTGATCTTAATAAATGCTATGTATCGGTTACAGCGGATCATTCTACACCTTGTGAAGCACGAGATCATACTGGGGATGGAGTGCCAACAATTATTTCAGGTGGAGATACTAGAAAAGATGGTGTTAAATCTGCCGGAGAATCTCAATTTACATCAGGAAGTCTTAACAATATTACTGCAAATGATGTTTTTATGTTACAGATGGATTTATTAGGCTTTACTGAAAAAGTAGGTTCTTAA
- a CDS encoding SLC13 family permease, whose protein sequence is METKVKVKKVKSPFELKMQFFGLPLALLVFAAIYTMPTPVGLSYAGKMALGVFLTALILWITESLPNYAVSLLVIVALPLTGAWTEKQAMGVLGYEVIWLTFAAFIIASGMEKSGLAKRMALYLITKFGKSVNSVLILLIVINFLISFVVPSTTARAAMMFPIVLLVVEAFEVNINDPNNNLGKLLAIQGIQANNFSTAAIVTATSSQILAISFIKDFTGHDVSWMEWFIASAPITILTLVAMFFIGKMLFKIPKTDSKTLDLTKLKEEYNKLGKMTITEKKALVIFAITLVLWAMDSLQLKLFGFQLSLVMVAILSAGLFFLPYIGILKWKEAKISWNLLIFACGAYAAGVALDETGLASWGLKIVFKKLGVENMSFTVLFAVIMFIASFSHLLFTSKTVRTIILIPTIIGIANTTGYNPVALALPAAFCIADTVTLPPHSKVNLVYYGTGYFTVLEQMLYGVLVLLAKWGILVLASLTWFKIIGIV, encoded by the coding sequence ATGGAAACAAAAGTTAAGGTTAAAAAGGTAAAAAGTCCTTTTGAACTTAAAATGCAGTTTTTTGGTTTACCATTGGCATTATTAGTTTTTGCAGCAATATATACAATGCCGACTCCAGTGGGTTTATCTTACGCAGGAAAAATGGCATTGGGAGTTTTCCTTACAGCCCTAATACTTTGGATTACAGAAAGTTTACCTAATTATGCGGTATCTTTACTAGTAATTGTTGCCTTACCATTAACGGGAGCTTGGACTGAAAAACAAGCTATGGGAGTTCTTGGATATGAAGTAATTTGGCTTACTTTTGCCGCATTTATAATAGCTTCTGGTATGGAGAAAAGTGGACTAGCCAAGAGAATGGCATTATATTTAATAACTAAGTTTGGAAAAAGTGTTAATAGTGTATTGATACTTCTTATTGTAATAAATTTCTTAATATCATTTGTTGTTCCTTCAACTACAGCTAGAGCAGCTATGATGTTCCCAATAGTACTTTTAGTTGTGGAAGCTTTTGAAGTAAATATTAATGATCCAAATAATAATCTTGGAAAATTACTTGCTATACAAGGTATACAAGCTAATAATTTTTCTACGGCTGCAATTGTTACAGCTACATCATCACAAATTCTTGCAATTAGTTTTATAAAAGATTTCACAGGACATGATGTTTCTTGGATGGAATGGTTTATAGCATCTGCACCAATTACAATTTTAACTTTAGTTGCAATGTTTTTTATAGGTAAGATGTTATTTAAAATACCGAAAACAGATTCAAAAACACTTGATCTTACGAAACTTAAAGAAGAATATAATAAGCTTGGAAAAATGACTATTACAGAGAAAAAGGCACTAGTAATTTTTGCTATAACTTTAGTTCTTTGGGCAATGGATAGTCTTCAACTTAAACTTTTCGGATTCCAACTAAGTCTTGTAATGGTTGCTATATTGTCAGCTGGACTTTTCTTCTTACCTTATATAGGAATTTTAAAATGGAAAGAAGCAAAAATATCATGGAATCTATTGATATTTGCATGTGGTGCTTACGCTGCTGGTGTAGCACTTGATGAAACAGGATTAGCATCTTGGGGATTAAAGATTGTTTTTAAGAAGTTAGGAGTAGAAAATATGAGCTTTACTGTATTATTTGCAGTAATAATGTTTATTGCAAGTTTCAGCCATCTACTATTTACTTCAAAGACTGTGAGAACTATTATACTTATCCCAACTATAATTGGAATTGCAAATACTACAGGATATAATCCAGTTGCATTAGCATTACCAGCTGCATTTTGTATAGCAGATACTGTTACTTTACCGCCTCATAGCAAAGTTAATTTGGTTTACTATGGTACAGGATATTTTACAGTACTTGAACAAATGCTTTATGGAGTACTAGTGTTACTTGCTAAGTGGGGAATATTAGTTTTAGCTTCACTTACATGGTTTAAAATTATAGGAATTGTATAG
- a CDS encoding GGDEF domain-containing protein codes for MNYENMTKEELIEILRYKESVLNKLYLEKEKLKYYANTDVMTGVLNRRAGLKLLNKEFDLSKISNENIVICFADVDKLKMINDTFGHKEGDKVLKFVAKTLRDSIRKDDFIIRMGGDEFLIVFPRTSIKDVGKICNRIDEILEEINKNSCDYNLNLSYGFYEYNSKVDNKMTLSDLIKSADMEMYKKKREKT; via the coding sequence ATGAATTATGAGAATATGACCAAAGAAGAGCTTATTGAAATTTTAAGATATAAGGAGAGTGTATTAAATAAGTTATATTTAGAAAAAGAAAAGTTAAAATATTATGCAAATACAGATGTTATGACAGGTGTATTAAATAGAAGAGCTGGTCTAAAGCTTTTAAATAAGGAATTTGATTTATCAAAAATAAGTAATGAGAATATTGTTATTTGCTTTGCTGATGTAGATAAGTTAAAGATGATAAATGATACCTTTGGACATAAAGAGGGAGACAAGGTATTAAAATTTGTAGCTAAAACATTAAGGGATAGTATTAGAAAAGATGATTTTATAATTAGAATGGGTGGAGATGAATTTTTAATAGTGTTTCCTAGAACCAGTATAAAAGATGTTGGTAAAATATGTAATAGAATTGATGAAATTTTAGAAGAAATTAATAAAAATAGTTGTGATTATAATTTAAACTTAAGCTATGGATTTTATGAATATAATTCTAAAGTGGATAATAAAATGACTCTTAGTGATTTAATAAAAAGTGCTGATATGGAAATGTATAAGAAAAAAAGAGAAAAGACATAA
- a CDS encoding MATE family efflux transporter, giving the protein MEKRLTKDILNLAAPIFLETLLIMLLGFGDILVLGRYSDNAAIAVNTANQPINIMNIVFTLMASASSVLISQALGAKDRKRASEIAIVSIIFTLVLGIFFTLFFCFMGKEVLILIGLKKELLEYGQVYTLIVGGFLFLQGIISACTAIVRTHGRPNVSLKITFLMVVLNLFLDYVLVYGIFIFPSLGVAGAAIATTISRFIGALILFIYVFKNFETLSSFKIIKNFPKKVLKELMKIGIPSALESLSYNVVQIILTSLILRYLSKEDIAARTYVFQLATFVYVFCLSIAQSNQILIGYSVGEKNYDMANKTCMLSMKLSLIITMIMSFMAALFRYKLISIFTTDEKVILIGAGILIADIAVEFGRTFNLIFISGLRGASDVIFPVVMALISMWGISLGLAIVSIYNGWGIIGIWLSVALDECFRGICMLIRWKSKKWINKKQI; this is encoded by the coding sequence ATGGAAAAAAGATTAACCAAAGATATATTAAACTTAGCTGCTCCAATATTTCTTGAAACATTACTTATAATGTTACTTGGTTTTGGAGATATTCTTGTTTTAGGCAGATATTCTGATAATGCAGCCATAGCAGTAAATACAGCTAATCAGCCTATAAATATAATGAATATAGTTTTTACACTTATGGCAAGTGCGTCTTCAGTCTTAATATCACAAGCACTTGGAGCTAAAGATAGAAAACGAGCTTCTGAAATTGCTATAGTTTCTATAATTTTTACACTGGTACTCGGAATTTTTTTTACCTTATTTTTTTGTTTTATGGGAAAGGAGGTTCTTATTCTTATAGGATTAAAAAAAGAACTTCTTGAGTATGGACAAGTTTATACTTTAATTGTAGGTGGATTTTTATTTTTGCAAGGAATTATATCTGCATGTACTGCAATAGTAAGGACTCATGGTAGACCAAATGTTTCTCTTAAAATTACATTCCTTATGGTAGTATTAAATTTATTTTTAGACTATGTACTTGTTTATGGAATTTTTATATTTCCTTCATTAGGTGTAGCTGGAGCTGCTATTGCAACAACAATTAGTAGGTTTATTGGAGCATTAATATTATTTATTTATGTGTTTAAGAATTTTGAGACACTATCCTCTTTTAAAATTATTAAAAATTTTCCTAAAAAAGTATTAAAAGAATTGATGAAAATAGGAATTCCTTCGGCATTAGAGTCTTTAAGTTATAATGTTGTACAAATTATATTAACTTCTTTAATATTACGTTACTTAAGCAAAGAAGACATAGCAGCTAGAACCTATGTTTTTCAATTAGCTACATTTGTGTATGTATTCTGCCTGTCTATTGCCCAATCAAACCAGATATTAATTGGGTATTCAGTTGGTGAGAAGAATTATGATATGGCTAACAAGACTTGCATGTTATCAATGAAGTTATCCTTAATTATTACTATGATAATGAGCTTTATGGCAGCTTTATTTAGATATAAATTGATTTCTATATTTACAACTGATGAAAAAGTTATTTTAATAGGAGCAGGTATTTTAATAGCAGATATTGCTGTGGAGTTTGGTAGAACATTTAATCTTATATTTATAAGTGGCCTTAGAGGGGCTAGTGATGTAATATTTCCAGTAGTTATGGCATTAATATCTATGTGGGGTATTTCATTAGGATTAGCTATAGTAAGTATATATAATGGATGGGGAATTATAGGCATATGGTTAAGTGTAGCTTTAGATGAATGTTTTAGAGGAATTTGTATGCTTATTAGATGGAAAAGTAAAAAGTGGATTAACAAAAAACAAATATAA
- a CDS encoding CobW family GTP-binding protein: MIKTKIDIFSGFLGAGKTMLIKKLITEELNKEKIVIIENEFGEVGIDGAILKKTNIEVKEINAGCICCTIVNDFTNAIKEITEKFHPDRIIIEPSGVAKLSEILDTFKRQELKEKVSVNIVMTVVDVLKFDMYIKNFSDFYKNQIANSKTIILSRTQCTSNDNILKVTENIKKINGSATIITTPWNDMTAMNILESANKENESIIKKLNLLKKPTNFKIKNVDKKTNETFQFCSIETPKEFSKDKLKKIFDILEQDNSFGYILRGKGIVKNDLAEWIQFNYVPRELTFKKSLPEYTSLICIIGSNLNKLAIKALFAK, translated from the coding sequence ATGATAAAAACAAAAATAGATATTTTTTCAGGTTTTTTAGGAGCAGGTAAAACTATGCTTATAAAAAAGCTTATAACGGAAGAACTTAATAAAGAAAAAATTGTTATTATTGAAAATGAATTTGGAGAGGTTGGAATAGATGGTGCTATATTGAAGAAAACCAATATTGAAGTTAAAGAAATAAATGCAGGTTGTATTTGCTGTACGATAGTAAATGATTTTACAAATGCTATAAAAGAGATTACAGAAAAATTTCATCCAGATAGAATAATAATAGAGCCATCTGGTGTCGCAAAGCTTTCGGAAATATTGGATACTTTTAAAAGACAAGAATTAAAGGAAAAAGTATCAGTGAATATAGTTATGACTGTAGTAGATGTATTAAAGTTTGATATGTATATTAAAAACTTTAGTGACTTTTATAAAAATCAAATTGCTAATTCTAAAACTATAATTTTGAGTAGAACTCAGTGTACATCTAATGATAACATATTAAAAGTTACAGAGAATATAAAAAAAATAAATGGTAGTGCAACAATTATAACAACTCCATGGAATGATATGACTGCAATGAATATATTAGAAAGTGCCAATAAAGAAAATGAAAGTATAATTAAAAAACTTAATTTATTAAAAAAACCTACAAATTTTAAAATAAAGAATGTAGATAAAAAGACAAATGAAACATTTCAATTTTGTAGTATAGAAACTCCTAAAGAGTTTTCAAAAGATAAATTGAAAAAAATATTTGATATTTTAGAACAAGATAATTCTTTTGGATACATTCTTCGTGGTAAAGGAATAGTTAAAAATGATTTAGCGGAATGGATACAGTTTAATTATGTTCCTAGAGAATTAACATTTAAAAAATCTCTGCCAGAGTATACTAGTCTAATTTGTATTATAGGTAGCAATTTAAATAAATTAGCTATTAAAGCGTTATTTGCAAAATAA
- a CDS encoding thioredoxin domain-containing protein has protein sequence MNVLEKEKDKHNNPNKLINEKSPYLLQHAYNPVQWYPWCEEAFIKAKEEDKPIFLSIGYSSCHWCHVMENESFEDEEVAEILNDNYISIKVDREERPDVDNIYMTFCQAVTGSGGWPLTIIMTPDQRPFFAGTYFPKKRMYGRPGLIQILNQIADEWEINKNNIINSSDELLKTLKEHEAQDKSGEINEEVLQDAIEEMKYYYDDVYGGFGIAPKFPTPHKLMLLLTYYKEYNDKNVLHIVEHTLKCMYKGGIFDHIGFGFSRYSTDEKWLVPHFEKMLYDNALLAYVYTEAYQLTGKSFYKEVAEKIFTYILRDMTSPEGGFYSAEDADSEGVEGKFYLWKLNEIENILKEDYKKFCNTYDITRVGNFEGSNIPNLIGKDIENIDKLEYIREKLFQIREKRIHPFKDDKILTAWNALMISALAYGGRVFENKEYIKRAKDAYDFIKNNLIRKDGRLLARFRYGEAAYIAYLEDYSFLVWALIELYEATFESKFLKEALYFQDEMIKLFWDEKSYGFFHSGKDGEKLILNLKDSYDTAIPSGNSVAAMNLIKLSKITGYNSLVEKAYKMIKGFGGNIKESLQSHSVFLMAYMNYIRPSRQIIIASNKEDKVLNDMIREVNKKFMPFTTVLLNDGTLEDIIPSIKNEKIIDNKTTAYVCENFSCNRPVNNVEDFRKLLN, from the coding sequence ATGAATGTTTTAGAAAAAGAAAAAGATAAACATAATAATCCTAATAAATTAATAAATGAAAAATCACCATATTTACTTCAACATGCTTATAATCCAGTACAGTGGTATCCATGGTGTGAAGAAGCTTTCATAAAAGCAAAAGAGGAAGATAAACCTATTTTTTTAAGTATAGGATATTCTAGTTGTCATTGGTGTCATGTTATGGAAAATGAGTCCTTTGAAGACGAAGAAGTGGCAGAGATTTTAAATGATAATTATATATCTATAAAAGTAGATAGAGAAGAAAGACCAGATGTAGACAATATATATATGACATTTTGTCAGGCTGTTACAGGAAGTGGTGGATGGCCTTTAACAATTATAATGACACCTGATCAAAGACCATTTTTTGCAGGAACATATTTTCCTAAAAAAAGGATGTACGGTAGACCTGGACTTATTCAAATACTAAATCAAATAGCAGATGAATGGGAAATTAATAAAAATAATATTATAAATTCATCCGATGAATTATTAAAAACATTAAAAGAACATGAAGCACAAGATAAATCAGGAGAAATAAATGAAGAAGTATTACAAGATGCTATAGAAGAAATGAAATATTATTACGATGATGTTTATGGGGGTTTTGGTATTGCACCTAAGTTTCCTACACCTCATAAGTTGATGCTGCTTTTAACCTACTATAAAGAATATAATGATAAAAATGTGCTACATATAGTAGAACATACACTGAAATGTATGTATAAGGGGGGAATATTTGATCACATAGGTTTTGGCTTTTCACGTTACTCTACAGATGAAAAATGGCTTGTTCCTCATTTTGAAAAAATGCTATATGATAATGCATTATTAGCTTATGTATATACTGAGGCATATCAATTAACAGGTAAATCTTTTTATAAAGAAGTAGCGGAAAAAATATTTACCTATATCTTGAGAGACATGACCTCACCTGAAGGAGGATTTTATTCTGCAGAAGATGCAGATTCAGAAGGTGTAGAAGGAAAGTTTTATTTATGGAAGTTAAATGAGATAGAAAATATTTTAAAAGAAGATTATAAGAAATTTTGCAATACATATGACATAACTAGAGTTGGCAACTTTGAAGGAAGTAATATACCTAATTTAATAGGTAAAGATATAGAAAATATAGATAAACTAGAATATATAAGAGAAAAGCTTTTTCAAATAAGAGAAAAGAGAATTCATCCATTTAAAGACGATAAAATATTAACTGCTTGGAATGCACTAATGATATCAGCACTAGCCTATGGAGGTAGGGTTTTTGAAAATAAAGAATATATAAAAAGAGCAAAAGATGCCTATGATTTTATAAAAAATAATTTAATAAGAAAAGATGGGAGACTTTTAGCAAGGTTTAGATATGGAGAAGCGGCATATATAGCGTATCTTGAAGATTATTCTTTTTTAGTGTGGGCACTTATAGAACTTTATGAAGCTACATTTGAGTCTAAGTTTTTAAAGGAAGCACTATACTTTCAAGATGAAATGATAAAACTATTTTGGGATGAAAAATCTTATGGATTTTTCCACAGTGGTAAGGATGGAGAAAAGCTTATATTAAATTTAAAAGATAGTTATGATACGGCAATACCATCTGGAAATTCTGTAGCAGCTATGAATTTAATTAAACTTTCAAAAATCACAGGATATAATAGCTTAGTAGAAAAAGCATATAAAATGATTAAAGGTTTTGGAGGAAATATTAAAGAAAGTCTGCAATCTCATAGTGTATTTTTAATGGCTTATATGAATTACATTAGACCTAGTAGACAAATAATAATAGCTTCTAATAAAGAAGATAAAGTGCTTAATGATATGATAAGAGAAGTAAACAAAAAGTTTATGCCATTTACAACTGTACTATTAAATGATGGAACTTTAGAAGATATAATACCCTCTATAAAAAATGAAAAAATAATAGATAATAAAACTACTGCTTATGTATGTGAAAATTTTTCATGCAATAGACCGGTGAACAATGTAGAAGATTTTAGAAAATTACTAAATTAG
- a CDS encoding permease, translating into MITISRKTTVKEYKICRSILILVLCIMIFQITTLMVDSKIIFFENFCTIFTSILLEGVPFILIGSFISSLIQVFVSEEFITRMIPKSKFLGLILASLVGLIFPVCECAIVPITKKLVKKGVPLGIAFTFMLSVPIVNPIVIMSTYYAFYNKISIFIIRCVGGVLASILIGYIISLSECKKNGDICVDKPYENSNCGCGCNSQYNMYTYNSKIKIVLNHTISELFNIIKYLAIGAFLSTIFQLTISKQSIAFIGKNPLVSVIAMMVLAFVLSVCSEADAFIARTFLNEFTMGSISSFLILGPMIDIKNAIMLFGNFKKRIVVKLIFYIFGVCYLIGILVNIFERLGVI; encoded by the coding sequence GTGATTACTATTAGTAGAAAAACAACTGTAAAAGAGTATAAAATATGTAGAAGTATTTTAATATTAGTATTATGTATTATGATTTTTCAAATTACTACTTTAATGGTAGATAGTAAAATAATATTTTTTGAAAATTTTTGTACCATATTTACTAGCATACTTTTAGAAGGTGTACCATTTATATTAATCGGATCTTTTATATCTTCTTTGATTCAAGTATTTGTATCGGAGGAATTTATAACTAGAATGATTCCTAAAAGTAAATTTTTAGGATTGATATTAGCATCTTTAGTTGGATTGATTTTTCCAGTATGTGAATGTGCTATAGTACCAATAACTAAAAAATTAGTAAAAAAAGGTGTACCATTAGGTATAGCTTTTACATTTATGCTATCAGTTCCTATTGTAAATCCAATTGTAATAATGTCTACATACTATGCTTTTTATAATAAAATTTCTATTTTTATAATAAGATGTGTAGGAGGAGTTTTGGCATCAATATTAATTGGATACATAATTTCATTATCAGAGTGCAAAAAAAATGGAGATATATGTGTAGACAAACCATATGAAAATTCTAATTGTGGGTGCGGATGTAACTCTCAATATAACATGTATACTTATAATTCTAAAATAAAGATAGTATTGAATCATACAATTAGTGAACTTTTTAATATAATAAAATATTTAGCAATAGGGGCATTTTTATCGACAATATTTCAGCTAACAATATCTAAACAGTCTATTGCATTTATAGGAAAAAATCCACTAGTATCAGTAATAGCTATGATGGTTTTGGCGTTTGTTTTGTCTGTTTGCTCTGAGGCGGATGCTTTTATAGCTAGAACATTTTTAAATGAATTTACCATGGGCTCTATTTCATCATTTTTAATTTTAGGACCTATGATTGATATTAAAAATGCCATAATGCTATTTGGAAATTTTAAGAAAAGGATAGTTGTGAAGCTTATTTTTTATATTTTTGGAGTTTGTTATCTAATAGGTATTTTAGTAAATATTTTTGAAAGGTTAGGAGTTATTTAA
- a CDS encoding cupin domain-containing protein — translation MYNAYNVHPNPYLDNMYNPYNAYPCPYYYNNPMYISSFMNNFSRKYIPYDDEMECYSRHGWGQSPNNYNSLQLKDYGGKPFVINIEEATKLNNNFRTALWTGQHLQLTLMSINVGEDIGLEVHPNTDQFIRIEEGQGIVKMGDNKFNLNFQRNVYDNFAIIIPAGKWHNLINTGNKPIKLYSIYAPPQHPYGTVHETKAIAEAAEE, via the coding sequence TTGTACAATGCTTATAACGTACATCCAAACCCTTATTTAGATAATATGTATAATCCTTATAATGCATATCCGTGTCCTTATTACTATAACAATCCAATGTATATATCAAGTTTTATGAATAATTTTTCTAGAAAATATATTCCTTATGATGATGAAATGGAATGCTATTCAAGACATGGTTGGGGGCAATCTCCAAATAATTACAATTCACTTCAGCTAAAAGATTATGGTGGAAAACCATTTGTAATTAATATTGAAGAAGCCACTAAACTCAATAATAATTTTCGTACCGCATTATGGACTGGACAACATTTACAACTTACCCTAATGAGCATAAACGTTGGAGAAGACATAGGTTTAGAGGTTCACCCTAATACTGATCAGTTTATACGTATTGAAGAAGGTCAAGGAATTGTTAAAATGGGTGATAATAAATTTAACTTAAATTTCCAAAGAAATGTCTACGATAATTTTGCAATTATTATCCCTGCTGGTAAATGGCATAATTTAATCAATACTGGTAATAAGCCCATTAAATTATACTCCATATATGCACCACCTCAGCATCCATATGGTACAGTTCATGAAACCAAAGCAATTGCAGAGGCTGCTGAAGAATAA
- a CDS encoding GTP-binding protein yields the protein MRTKCDIEVVTGFIGSGKTSFINGLVRCTLVKSEKIVIISCEKGNSNISQDILKNTNIVFYECNNNIMEKDYIKQIIQKHNPNRIIIEYNGTILLDNMLSIIYSNELKMLCKITSIFFTIDAKTFEMYINNMGNFLIPFIKFSNLIVITNAKDIKYLECVNMEERLRKINNYAHIITINNMSNMNKDLEKYDLLDTGLLKQIRIYLKNFISGI from the coding sequence ATGAGAACAAAGTGTGATATTGAAGTTGTTACAGGATTTATAGGATCAGGTAAAACTTCATTTATAAATGGATTAGTTCGATGCACGTTGGTGAAAAGTGAAAAAATAGTTATAATTTCTTGTGAAAAGGGAAATTCAAATATAAGTCAAGATATATTAAAAAATACAAATATAGTTTTTTATGAATGCAACAATAATATAATGGAAAAAGATTATATAAAACAAATTATACAAAAGCATAATCCAAATAGAATTATTATAGAATATAATGGAACAATACTTTTAGATAATATGCTAAGTATTATATATAGCAATGAATTAAAAATGTTATGTAAGATAACTTCTATATTTTTTACTATTGATGCTAAAACCTTTGAAATGTATATAAATAATATGGGAAATTTTCTTATACCATTTATAAAGTTTAGTAATCTTATAGTTATAACAAATGCTAAAGATATTAAGTATTTAGAGTGTGTAAATATGGAGGAAAGGTTAAGAAAAATAAATAATTATGCTCATATTATAACTATAAATAATATGAGTAATATGAATAAAGATTTAGAGAAATATGATTTATTAGATACAGGATTATTAAAACAGATTAGAATATATTTAAAAAATTTCATAAGTGGAATTTAA